A window of the Mesorhizobium opportunistum WSM2075 genome harbors these coding sequences:
- a CDS encoding NTP transferase domain-containing protein, translating into MKFGPIPIDAAEGAVLAHATTAGERRFRKAHRLTAEDISILKGAGISQVVAAVLAPDDLGEDAAAQRIAECMTFSGIEARPAATGRVNLHAKAAGIFTVDAAVIDAINAVDPAITIATLAQHAPVEKGQMVATVKIIPFAVASMLVDTVTKLCAGGEIFAVNVYQPVRVGVIQTVLPGTKPGVLDKTLRVTEARLARSGGRLTAERRTPHEIAPVAEAAAALARDNDMVVIFGASAMSDFADVVPAAIERAGGTVIRAGMPVDPGNLLVLGTLGGKRVIGAPGCARSPKENGFDWVLDRLVAGLDVTARDIAGMGVGGLLMEIPTRPQPREPVPAKNQLKVATVLLAAGRSSRMGGPNKLLALFDGKPLVRRTTERALASKAAGTIVVTGHQRERVRAALSGLDVTFADNPDFADGLSTSLKAGIAYLPQDTAGVMIVLGDMPGVASNDLDRLIDAFRRAGGNSVVRASHLGKRGNPVLLPRSLFPAVAHLEGDTGARHLVEAEGLDVVDVEIGEGASVDVDTREALEGAGGVLQD; encoded by the coding sequence GTGAAATTCGGTCCAATTCCGATCGACGCGGCCGAAGGCGCGGTGCTGGCGCATGCCACCACCGCCGGCGAACGGCGGTTTCGCAAGGCGCACAGGCTGACCGCCGAAGACATCTCCATACTCAAGGGGGCCGGGATTTCGCAGGTCGTCGCGGCCGTGCTGGCCCCGGACGATCTGGGCGAGGACGCCGCGGCGCAAAGAATTGCCGAGTGCATGACATTCAGCGGCATCGAGGCGAGGCCCGCCGCCACCGGCCGGGTCAATCTCCATGCCAAGGCGGCCGGCATCTTCACGGTCGATGCCGCTGTCATCGACGCCATCAACGCCGTCGATCCCGCCATCACCATCGCCACCCTGGCCCAGCACGCACCGGTCGAGAAAGGGCAGATGGTCGCGACGGTCAAGATCATCCCCTTCGCCGTCGCCTCCATGCTGGTCGACACGGTGACCAAACTCTGTGCCGGCGGCGAGATCTTTGCCGTCAACGTCTACCAGCCGGTGCGCGTCGGCGTCATCCAGACGGTCTTGCCGGGCACCAAGCCTGGCGTGCTCGACAAGACGCTGCGTGTCACCGAAGCGCGGTTGGCGCGCTCGGGCGGCAGGTTGACGGCGGAGCGCCGCACGCCGCATGAGATTGCGCCCGTGGCGGAGGCCGCGGCCGCGCTGGCGCGCGACAACGATATGGTGGTGATCTTCGGCGCCTCCGCGATGAGCGATTTCGCCGATGTCGTGCCGGCGGCGATCGAAAGGGCCGGCGGTACCGTGATCCGCGCGGGCATGCCGGTCGATCCCGGCAATCTGCTGGTGCTCGGCACGCTCGGTGGCAAGCGCGTCATCGGCGCGCCCGGCTGCGCCCGCAGCCCCAAGGAAAACGGCTTCGACTGGGTGCTCGATCGGTTGGTTGCCGGCCTCGATGTCACCGCGCGCGACATCGCCGGCATGGGCGTCGGCGGGCTGCTGATGGAAATCCCGACGCGGCCGCAGCCGCGCGAACCGGTGCCGGCCAAGAACCAGCTCAAGGTCGCGACCGTGCTCCTGGCGGCAGGCCGGTCGAGCCGCATGGGCGGGCCGAACAAGCTGCTGGCGCTGTTCGACGGCAAGCCGCTGGTGCGCCGCACCACCGAGCGCGCTCTCGCCTCGAAGGCCGCGGGCACGATTGTCGTCACCGGCCATCAGCGCGAACGGGTGCGCGCGGCATTGTCGGGCCTGGATGTCACCTTCGCCGACAATCCAGATTTTGCCGATGGCCTGTCCACGTCGTTGAAAGCCGGGATTGCCTATCTGCCGCAAGACACCGCCGGCGTGATGATCGTTCTCGGAGACATGCCGGGTGTCGCGTCCAACGATCTCGACCGGCTGATCGACGCATTCCGTCGGGCCGGAGGCAATTCCGTGGTCCGCGCCTCGCATCTTGGGAAGCGCGGCAACCCGGTGCTTCTGCCTCGCTCGCTATTCCCCGCCGTCGCCCATCTCGAAGGCGATACCGGCGCACGCCATCTGGTCGAAGCCGAAGGGCTCGACGTCGTCGACGTCGAGATCGGCGAGGGCGCATCCGTCGATGTCGATACCCGCGAGGCGCTGGAAGGCGCCGGCGGGGTGCTGCAGGATTGA
- a CDS encoding XdhC family protein: MDPYTLKTLNAERRARRAAILVTDLGDGRDRIVREGDHVAGDLGTAIAKAFRSGNSGSVEAEGRTFFLNAHLPQPRLLVIGAVHISQALAPMARIAGYPLEIIDPRTAFATPDRFPDVALHAEWPEDVLTRQPLDSYTALAAVTHDPKIDDFALKAALDAKCFYVGALGSRKTHAKRVERLLALGASADQIARIHAPIGLDIGAASPAEIAVAILAQTILAFRSRGLNAKGAAA, encoded by the coding sequence ATGGATCCATATACCCTAAAAACCTTGAATGCCGAGCGCCGCGCCCGCCGTGCGGCGATCCTCGTCACCGATCTCGGTGACGGCCGCGATCGTATCGTGCGCGAGGGCGACCACGTCGCCGGCGATCTCGGAACGGCGATCGCCAAGGCCTTTCGATCGGGCAATTCCGGTTCCGTCGAGGCGGAGGGGCGGACCTTCTTTCTCAACGCGCATCTGCCGCAGCCGCGCCTGCTGGTCATTGGCGCCGTCCACATCAGCCAGGCGCTCGCCCCGATGGCACGCATCGCCGGCTATCCCCTGGAGATTATCGATCCGCGCACCGCCTTTGCCACGCCTGACCGCTTTCCCGATGTCGCCTTGCATGCCGAATGGCCCGAGGATGTGCTGACGCGCCAGCCGCTCGACAGCTATACGGCGCTCGCCGCCGTCACCCATGACCCCAAGATCGACGATTTCGCGCTGAAGGCCGCACTCGACGCCAAATGCTTCTATGTCGGGGCGCTTGGCAGCCGCAAGACCCACGCCAAGCGCGTCGAACGCCTGCTGGCGCTGGGCGCGAGCGCCGACCAGATCGCCCGCATCCATGCGCCGATCGGCCTCGATATCGGTGCCGCGAGCCCCGCCGAGATCGCCGTCGCCATTCTGGCGCAGACCATCCTTGCCTTCCGCTCGCGCGGCCTTAATGCAAAAGGCGCGGCAGCGTGA
- a CDS encoding XdhC family protein, whose amino-acid sequence MSDSLYLDEARDPLIIAEGWMKDGKDVVIATVVETWGSAPRPVGSHLVIDAEGNFHGSVSGGCVEGAVVTEAIDVIGSGKARMLEFGVADEAAWQVGLSCGGRIKVYVERLG is encoded by the coding sequence ATGAGCGACAGTCTTTATCTCGATGAGGCCCGCGATCCGCTGATCATCGCCGAAGGTTGGATGAAGGACGGCAAGGATGTCGTTATCGCGACGGTGGTCGAGACCTGGGGTTCGGCGCCGCGCCCGGTCGGCAGCCACCTTGTCATCGATGCCGAAGGTAATTTCCACGGTTCGGTTTCCGGTGGCTGCGTCGAGGGCGCCGTGGTGACCGAGGCGATCGACGTCATCGGCTCCGGAAAGGCCAGGATGCTGGAATTCGGTGTTGCCGACGAGGCTGCCTGGCAGGTCGGCCTGTCCTGTGGCGGCCGCATCAAGGTGTATGTCGAGCGATTAGGCTGA